A portion of the Limanda limanda chromosome 3, fLimLim1.1, whole genome shotgun sequence genome contains these proteins:
- the LOC132998819 gene encoding high choriolytic enzyme 1-like produces MTPVFLLLLFFSMTAIPAYAADDENALDETPAVSDVLEKVNEGLSNLVFGDIRLNVQRNADPCTATGCAWPKRGRYVLVPVVLSSRYSSSERNLIIRALLTFHSSTCIRFVWRRNYHRQYLHFYSGSGCWSYIGRQSRGQAVSLQRNGCLYTGTVQHEVLHALGFHHEQVRSDRDRYVQILTENIQPGKEHNFDIEQTNNLGTPYDFNSVMHYSKYAFSKNRKPTIVARSNPNMDFGRATAMSRNDVARVNELYRCSV; encoded by the exons ATGACGcctgtgttcctcctcctcctcttcttctccatgACGGCCATCCCTGCG TACGCAGCTGATGACGAAAATGCATTGG ACGAAACTCCAGCAGTCTCTGATGTCCTGGAAAAAGTCAACGAAGGCTTAT CAAATCTAGTCTTTGGTGACATTAGGCTGAATGTCCAGAGGAACGCAGATCCCTGCACTGCCACCGGCTGCGCGTGGCCTAAGAGAGGAAGATATGTCCTGGTGCCAGTGGTCCTCTCCTCCCGTTACT CCAGTTCAGAGCGCAACCTCATCATCCGAGCCCTGCTGACCTTCCACAGCTCCACATGCATTCGCTTTGTGTGGAGACGCAATTATCACAGGCAGTACCTCCACTTCTACTCCGGATCTGG gtGCTGGTCGTACATAGGCCGTCAGAGTAGAGGACAGgctgtgtccctgcagagaaACGGATGTTTGTACACAGGCACGGTGCAGCACGAGGTCCTCCATGCTCTGGGCTTCCACCACGAGCAGGTCCGCTCCGACAGGGACAGATACGTTCAGATTCTCACCGAGAACATTCAACCAG gaaAGGAACACAACTTTGATATAGAGCAGACTAACAACTTGGGGACTCCCTACGACTTCAACTCTGTGATGCATTACAGCAA ATACGCCTTCAGCAAAAACAGAAAGCCAACCATCGTCGCCAGGAGCAACCCCAACATGGACTTTGGACGGGCCACAGCCATGAGCAGGAATGACGTCGCCCGCGTCAACGAACTTTACCGATGCAGCGTCTGA